One genomic segment of Hydrocarboniclastica marina includes these proteins:
- a CDS encoding flavodoxin family protein, translating into MSLSAIALNCTLKPSPEESSCGLLLSQVQQEFQRHGIDCPVLRAVDYNLLPGVTSDEGKGDEWPQIRQQILDADILVMGTPIWMGQPSSVCQRVMERIDAFLGETDDGGRQVAYGHVAAVAVVGNEDGAHNVVSQLFQGLNDVGFSIPASCSTYWTGEAMGGTDYKDLPEQPAAVASATRALVQNCAHLAGLLTQAQYPAKK; encoded by the coding sequence ATGTCACTGTCAGCCATCGCGTTGAACTGCACGCTAAAGCCATCTCCTGAAGAATCATCCTGCGGGCTGCTGCTTTCCCAGGTGCAGCAAGAGTTCCAGCGGCACGGAATCGACTGCCCTGTATTGCGGGCGGTCGACTATAACCTCCTGCCAGGAGTTACGTCCGACGAAGGGAAAGGCGATGAATGGCCGCAGATCCGTCAACAGATTCTGGACGCCGACATTCTGGTGATGGGCACCCCAATCTGGATGGGCCAGCCTTCCAGCGTGTGCCAACGGGTGATGGAGCGCATAGATGCGTTCCTTGGCGAAACTGACGACGGCGGGCGGCAAGTGGCCTATGGCCATGTCGCCGCGGTGGCCGTGGTCGGCAATGAGGACGGGGCGCACAATGTTGTGTCGCAGCTATTTCAGGGACTGAACGACGTCGGTTTCTCGATTCCGGCGAGCTGTTCTACGTACTGGACCGGCGAGGCCATGGGCGGCACCGATTACAAGGATCTGCCAGAACAACCCGCCGCCGTCGCAAGCGCTACCAGGGCTCTGGTGCAGAATTGCGCCCACCTCGCCGGTCTGCTGACCCAGGCCCAGTACCCTGCCAAGAAGTAG
- a CDS encoding histone deacetylase family protein yields MVGDRDVLVIHDTRMLAHQPNAEEPFIPGKLDSRVQAMLSGLFEGAVKKWSYPEHPGRLSAITDLLMLEPVPGVGFGVARAATHEELGRVHTTSYLENIFALRGKQAWLDVDTTAVSPGSVDAAELAAGAAINAVEAVVQGRTGSAFALCRPPGHHAESVRARGFCLFNNVAVAAAHARAELGCERVLIVDWDVHHGNGTQEIFLASPDVLFFDTHRAAPFYPGSGNKEEIGQGLGEGTTINVPLPAGCGDPALIKAFREILVPAAEWFKPDLILVSAGFDLHRLDMCMNLSFDGFAAMTGIVQELADRLCNGRLVMVLEGGYNLEALARGVHTVLEVMAGGDYPEIVEPGVKEVAEIAAYHKDAFS; encoded by the coding sequence ATGGTCGGTGATAGGGATGTGCTGGTGATCCATGACACCCGTATGCTTGCGCATCAGCCAAACGCAGAAGAGCCGTTCATTCCTGGCAAGCTCGACAGCCGTGTGCAGGCCATGCTCAGTGGGTTGTTTGAGGGCGCGGTGAAAAAGTGGAGCTATCCCGAACACCCCGGACGCCTCTCGGCCATTACCGACCTGCTGATGCTCGAACCCGTGCCGGGCGTCGGTTTTGGCGTCGCGCGCGCGGCCACCCATGAAGAACTGGGCCGGGTTCACACGACGTCCTATCTTGAAAATATCTTTGCACTCCGCGGCAAGCAGGCCTGGCTCGATGTGGACACGACGGCCGTCTCGCCTGGCAGCGTAGACGCCGCGGAGCTTGCGGCAGGTGCCGCGATAAATGCGGTGGAGGCGGTGGTCCAGGGGCGCACAGGTAGCGCTTTCGCTCTCTGCCGCCCCCCCGGGCACCATGCCGAATCAGTACGGGCGAGAGGGTTTTGTCTGTTCAACAACGTGGCCGTCGCAGCAGCCCACGCCAGGGCAGAGCTCGGCTGCGAAAGGGTGCTGATCGTCGACTGGGACGTGCACCATGGCAATGGCACCCAGGAAATTTTCCTCGCATCGCCCGACGTGCTTTTTTTCGATACCCATCGCGCCGCTCCTTTCTACCCCGGCTCGGGCAATAAGGAGGAGATCGGTCAGGGTTTGGGGGAGGGCACCACGATCAACGTACCGCTCCCCGCCGGTTGTGGTGACCCGGCTCTGATCAAGGCGTTCCGGGAGATCCTGGTGCCGGCGGCGGAGTGGTTCAAGCCCGACCTGATTCTGGTGTCTGCCGGCTTCGACCTGCACCGGCTGGATATGTGCATGAATCTCAGCTTTGACGGTTTTGCCGCGATGACGGGCATCGTCCAGGAACTGGCGGACCGGCTCTGCAATGGTCGCCTGGTGATGGTGCTGGAGGGCGGCTACAACCTCGAAGCCCTCGCCCGCGGCGTCCACACCGTGCTGGAAGTCATGGCCGGTGGTGACTATCCCGAGATCGTAGAGCCCGGGGTCAAGGAGGTGGCGGAAATAGCGGCCTACCACAAGGATGCCTTCAGCTAG
- a CDS encoding oxidoreductase: MKWTPDDMPSQKGRTALVTGANSGIGLEAARALAQKGAHVILGCRNADRAADAVVDIHRSAPHAVLETLHLDLSSQASVAKAAAQVREHHKKLDLLINNAGVMWLPRSLTEDGFEMHLGTNHFGHFALTGLLLDLMVEVEGSRVVTISSLAHRSGRISFRDPTLTHGYNRARSYAQSKVANLIFAQELQRHLSKRGAKTVSVACHPGLANTNLANVGLIGQSPLKLGSLIKQAMPFVTQSAESGALPTLYAATAPEVEAGGYYGPNRLFETIGTPGRARISRYAQDPGIGRRLWDLSVALTGVDYSPRLHASGGPQGG; this comes from the coding sequence ATGAAGTGGACGCCAGATGACATGCCCTCCCAAAAAGGCCGTACCGCTCTGGTCACCGGTGCGAACAGCGGCATAGGGCTGGAGGCGGCCCGGGCTCTGGCGCAGAAAGGCGCTCACGTTATTCTCGGCTGCCGCAACGCCGATCGGGCTGCGGATGCGGTCGTGGATATTCACCGCAGTGCGCCCCACGCCGTGCTGGAAACGCTGCACCTGGATCTTTCGAGCCAGGCGTCGGTAGCGAAAGCGGCCGCTCAGGTACGCGAGCACCACAAGAAGCTGGACCTGCTCATTAACAACGCGGGCGTCATGTGGCTTCCGCGCAGCCTCACCGAAGACGGCTTCGAGATGCATCTGGGCACCAACCACTTCGGTCACTTCGCCCTGACCGGGCTGTTGCTGGACCTCATGGTTGAGGTGGAGGGATCGAGGGTCGTCACCATCAGCAGCCTGGCCCACCGGTCGGGCCGCATCAGCTTTCGGGACCCGACGCTTACACACGGCTATAACCGGGCGCGGTCATACGCCCAGAGTAAAGTGGCCAACCTGATCTTTGCCCAGGAGCTGCAACGCCATCTGTCGAAACGCGGCGCGAAAACAGTCTCGGTCGCCTGCCATCCCGGGCTGGCCAATACCAACCTGGCCAATGTCGGCCTGATCGGCCAGTCCCCGCTCAAGCTGGGATCGCTTATCAAGCAGGCGATGCCGTTCGTGACCCAGAGTGCTGAAAGCGGTGCACTGCCCACCCTTTACGCGGCCACCGCGCCGGAAGTGGAAGCTGGCGGATATTACGGCCCCAACCGGCTATTCGAAACCATTGGAACACCAGGGCGGGCGCGGATCAGCCGCTATGCGCAGGACCCCGGGATCGGGCGGCGGCTTTGGGACCTTTCCGTTGCACTGACTGGCGTGGACTATTCGCCGCGCCTGCACGCTTCAGGCGGACCCCAGGGAGGCTAA
- a CDS encoding DUF748 domain-containing protein → MHHKKRKVFWILGVVVVLLVIVRVALPSYLQRYVNQTLASAEGYSGQVGDIDLAIWRGAYVINDVEINKASGDVYAPFFSAEEIDLSILMPALFRGHLVGEILLQHPTLNIVITEDPEKADEETVPESFEQTGEPASWQQILTELFPLRFDLVELRQGEIHYRKPDSDPRIDLYLTNLDAELVNFTNSRELSESMVATLTATADVMRNGSLDFTLEMDPYKEPPYFDFKGKLLNLEMTSIDDFIRVHTPIDLEAGSLDLVVELAARAGRLTGYIKPLLRNVEVFDWDEDVEEQGDNVLRIAWEGVVGGITELFENQPRDQVATRIPVDGDLSGPQPELFTSIINILRNAFVNAFEADLDGDVQPPEPRSGSDPQPEGETETGQ, encoded by the coding sequence ATGCACCACAAGAAACGCAAAGTGTTCTGGATTCTCGGCGTTGTCGTTGTGCTGCTCGTCATCGTCCGTGTAGCACTGCCCTCTTACCTGCAACGCTACGTTAATCAGACCCTGGCCTCTGCCGAGGGCTATAGCGGGCAGGTGGGCGACATCGACCTTGCGATCTGGCGCGGTGCCTATGTCATCAACGATGTCGAAATAAACAAAGCCTCGGGCGATGTTTACGCGCCGTTCTTTTCTGCTGAAGAGATCGACCTGTCCATCCTGATGCCGGCCTTATTCAGGGGCCATCTGGTAGGTGAAATTCTGCTCCAACACCCGACGCTCAATATCGTTATCACCGAAGACCCCGAAAAGGCCGATGAAGAAACGGTACCCGAAAGCTTCGAGCAAACCGGCGAACCGGCCAGCTGGCAGCAGATACTGACTGAACTTTTCCCGTTGAGGTTTGACCTGGTAGAGCTTCGCCAGGGCGAAATACACTACCGCAAGCCCGACAGCGACCCCAGGATTGATCTTTACCTCACCAATCTCGACGCCGAGCTTGTGAACTTCACAAACAGCCGGGAACTGTCTGAATCAATGGTCGCGACGCTCACCGCCACGGCGGATGTAATGCGCAACGGATCGCTTGATTTCACGCTTGAGATGGACCCTTATAAGGAGCCTCCCTACTTCGACTTCAAAGGGAAACTGCTCAATCTGGAAATGACGTCGATCGACGACTTTATTCGGGTCCATACACCCATCGACCTTGAGGCCGGCAGCCTGGATCTTGTGGTAGAGCTGGCCGCACGGGCGGGGCGGCTGACGGGCTACATTAAGCCCTTACTCAGGAATGTCGAGGTTTTCGACTGGGACGAGGACGTCGAGGAACAGGGTGATAATGTCTTGCGTATTGCATGGGAAGGCGTGGTTGGCGGTATCACTGAGCTGTTCGAAAACCAGCCCAGGGATCAGGTGGCGACACGCATCCCCGTCGACGGCGACTTGTCGGGACCGCAACCCGAGCTTTTCACAAGCATAATCAACATACTGAGGAACGCTTTCGTCAACGCTTTCGAGGCCGACCTGGACGGTGATGTTCAACCACCCGAACCGCGATCCGGATCTGACCCCCAACCTGAAGGCGAAACAGAAACCGGACAATAG